A portion of the Mesobacillus sp. AQ2 genome contains these proteins:
- a CDS encoding GT-D fold domain-containing glycosyltransferase, whose product MTYSFSPEQWEKLFRLGYPGPWDKESMASEAIYRGGEAIVKSKLLKNQYLPYNLEDIIEEGMKDLSKDIICLQTASEVEVQLLEALREKKGFSVIRIGDGEILALSHDILVTSKEINQNRRLKGMGGFKAPNHEKRDLLAKNLLEADIVGIPEARYPVYQRMFNQVAKEYSLPLQSMKLATSLINYQLNQETAFYHHVLENYRVLLIGNRSADGEEFFIKKGYKSIAGTIKVPGFDSIEKVLEEADRYEYDIAFVSAGVAANIICVEIAKRDKVAIDFGHLLDWYLSGRRVIRTE is encoded by the coding sequence TTGACCTATTCATTTTCGCCGGAACAATGGGAAAAGTTGTTCAGGCTTGGCTATCCGGGTCCCTGGGATAAGGAGTCAATGGCCTCGGAGGCTATTTACAGAGGCGGAGAGGCAATTGTTAAAAGCAAACTATTAAAAAATCAATATCTTCCTTATAATCTTGAAGATATCATCGAGGAAGGCATGAAGGACCTTTCGAAGGATATAATCTGCCTGCAAACAGCAAGCGAAGTAGAAGTTCAGCTGTTAGAGGCTTTGCGAGAAAAGAAGGGGTTCAGTGTAATAAGGATTGGTGATGGCGAAATATTGGCTTTATCACATGATATCCTGGTTACATCAAAGGAAATTAATCAAAACAGAAGGCTTAAGGGTATGGGGGGATTTAAGGCCCCGAACCATGAGAAAAGAGATTTATTGGCTAAGAATCTGCTAGAGGCTGATATTGTTGGCATACCAGAAGCGAGATATCCTGTCTATCAGAGGATGTTTAATCAAGTCGCTAAGGAGTATAGTTTGCCATTGCAGTCTATGAAATTGGCCACTTCGCTGATCAATTATCAGCTCAATCAGGAAACTGCTTTTTATCATCATGTGTTAGAGAATTATCGAGTCCTGCTGATTGGAAACCGTTCGGCTGATGGAGAAGAATTTTTCATTAAAAAGGGATATAAATCCATTGCAGGCACTATAAAGGTTCCGGGATTTGATTCGATTGAAAAAGTGTTGGAAGAAGCCGATCGATATGAGTATGATATTGCCTTCGTTTCAGCAGGGGTAGCTGCCAACATCATCTGTGTGGAGATTGCCAAGAGGGATAAGGTGGCAATAGATTTTGGACATTTGCTCGATTGGTATTTATCAGGCCGGAGGGTGATCAGGACCGAATGA
- a CDS encoding glycosyltransferase, whose amino-acid sequence MISVILPVYNGGDFLKETISSILNQTHKNLELIIVNDGSTDNSEEVVLTFTDERIKYCKQENKGVAEAFNKGLSEAKGDYITFHGADDISLINRFERMLKILQHSGIGVVHSDMLLITAGGSPMGYWQSGNVLSEDLYSFFLNVGTPFNNPTMIFKRDVLKSEVKYDPTIKVGSDTDFILKALQSDCLSYHIPEPLYLYRRHQTNVTNQKNPAVLARHVKLNLSDDDLKNIHEANGGPDGTGHNLFAAKLIAGLALSRRWMMNEAFILFNEAIPLIKSDRDRIFFEGMKGLIEKDYPRAVKHFTKLENRTHLEENYLGEALMLLKKYNEAYPHFLKALERSPDYHSPVQNLKAIGTLRGLNVIDKHVNKYK is encoded by the coding sequence ATGATTAGTGTCATTTTGCCAGTGTACAACGGGGGGGATTTCCTTAAGGAAACCATCAGCAGCATCTTGAATCAGACACATAAAAATCTGGAGCTTATCATCGTAAATGATGGTTCAACAGATAACAGTGAAGAGGTAGTGCTGACCTTTACTGATGAAAGAATAAAATATTGTAAACAAGAGAACAAGGGAGTGGCGGAGGCTTTTAACAAGGGATTATCAGAGGCCAAAGGAGACTATATTACCTTCCATGGGGCCGACGATATCTCCCTTATAAACCGTTTTGAGCGGATGCTCAAGATCCTTCAGCACAGCGGGATTGGAGTTGTGCATTCTGATATGCTCCTGATTACTGCTGGGGGCTCACCGATGGGCTATTGGCAATCGGGAAATGTGCTGTCTGAAGACCTGTATTCTTTTTTCCTGAATGTAGGAACTCCATTCAATAACCCAACGATGATTTTTAAAAGAGATGTGCTCAAAAGCGAAGTAAAATATGATCCTACTATTAAAGTTGGGTCCGATACGGATTTTATTTTGAAGGCTTTACAGAGTGACTGCCTGTCCTATCATATCCCGGAGCCTTTGTATCTTTACAGAAGGCATCAGACAAATGTGACGAACCAGAAAAACCCGGCTGTACTGGCTCGGCATGTGAAATTGAATCTTTCCGATGATGACCTGAAGAATATTCACGAAGCAAATGGGGGTCCTGATGGTACAGGTCACAATCTTTTTGCTGCTAAATTAATTGCCGGGCTCGCATTATCCCGGAGATGGATGATGAATGAAGCATTTATCCTCTTTAATGAGGCCATCCCATTAATCAAGAGTGACCGTGACCGTATTTTTTTTGAAGGAATGAAGGGATTGATTGAAAAAGACTATCCGCGTGCGGTTAAGCACTTCACCAAGCTCGAGAACAGGACCCATCTGGAGGAAAATTATTTGGGTGAAGCCTTGATGCTTTTAAAGAAATATAACGAGGCGTACCCACATTTCCTTAAAGCATTGGAACGGAGTCCGGATTATCATTCTCCTGTTCAGAACCTCAAAGCAATCGGCACTTTAAGAGGGCTTAATGTCATTGATAAACATGTCAATAAGTATAAATAG
- a CDS encoding glycosyltransferase, giving the protein MKEKLKILLLVKPFWIKFPKHKPKYETIAALESHAEVRYWHKDGNIKDILRRIDFKPDFILQYDVAWGYAFSPIISGLGQIDIPKGSIVIDIHYFPYVRRQYFEDTNMDMIFSLTKSPFLKTFPEYQEKFRWWPFSINPSIFKDWQLEKDIDYLLMGQVYDPDGQNNTNTPNGRYPFREEVLKMMKGIDGFVHHAHPGHDAPESAILNEKYARELNRSKIFFTCGGQYKYPVLKYFEALACRTLLLAEPVQDILDLGFKDGHHFVACDLSNFQEKAQYYRDHEKERQLIADNGYRFIHENHTNEARARQMVQYIQEFSDGKKK; this is encoded by the coding sequence TTGAAGGAGAAATTGAAAATTTTACTGCTGGTCAAGCCGTTCTGGATTAAGTTTCCGAAGCATAAGCCAAAGTATGAAACGATTGCTGCCCTGGAGAGCCATGCTGAGGTCAGGTACTGGCATAAAGACGGAAACATAAAAGATATCTTGCGAAGAATCGATTTTAAACCGGATTTCATTCTTCAGTATGATGTGGCGTGGGGATATGCCTTTTCACCGATCATCAGCGGCCTGGGGCAAATCGACATCCCTAAAGGGTCAATTGTAATCGACATCCATTACTTTCCCTATGTAAGAAGACAATATTTTGAAGATACCAATATGGATATGATTTTTTCCCTCACAAAGTCACCCTTTTTGAAAACATTCCCCGAATATCAGGAGAAGTTCAGGTGGTGGCCGTTTTCTATTAATCCATCTATTTTTAAAGATTGGCAGCTTGAAAAAGACATCGATTACTTACTGATGGGCCAGGTGTATGACCCCGACGGACAGAACAACACAAATACCCCAAATGGGAGATACCCTTTCAGGGAGGAAGTTTTAAAGATGATGAAGGGGATTGATGGCTTTGTCCATCACGCTCATCCAGGGCATGATGCCCCTGAATCTGCGATCCTGAATGAAAAGTATGCCCGTGAATTAAACCGGTCTAAAATTTTCTTCACTTGCGGGGGGCAGTATAAATACCCTGTTCTGAAATATTTTGAAGCCCTGGCATGCAGGACCCTGCTGCTTGCCGAGCCGGTACAGGATATACTGGATCTAGGTTTTAAAGATGGCCATCATTTCGTGGCATGCGATCTTTCAAACTTCCAGGAAAAAGCGCAATATTATCGGGACCATGAAAAAGAACGGCAGCTCATAGCTGATAATGGATATAGGTTTATCCATGAAAACCATACGAATGAAGCCAGAGCCAGGCAAATGGTTCAATATATTCAGGAGTTTTCAGATGGAAAGAAAAAATGA
- the galU gene encoding UTP--glucose-1-phosphate uridylyltransferase GalU, which produces MKKVRKAIIPAAGLGTRFLPATKAMPKEMLPIVDKPTIEYIVEEAVASGIEDIIIVTGKGKRAIEDHFDIAHELERNLLEKGKLDLLERVQHPSKLADIHYIRQKEPKGLGHAVWCARNFIGDEPFAVLLGDDIVQSETPCLKQLITQYEETHSSIIGVQRVPAEETHRYGIIDPSAQDGRRYHVQNFVEKPPAGTAPSNLAIIGRYILNPEIFKFLDLQKVGAGGEVQLTDSIQQLNQIQRVFAYEFEGNRYDVGEKLGFVQTTIDFALQRDELKEDVIAYLEKVLKEVKTEKN; this is translated from the coding sequence GTGAAAAAAGTACGCAAAGCCATCATTCCTGCTGCAGGCTTAGGTACCCGGTTCCTGCCGGCTACCAAAGCCATGCCAAAGGAAATGCTTCCGATCGTCGATAAACCGACCATTGAATACATTGTAGAAGAAGCAGTAGCATCGGGAATTGAGGATATTATCATTGTGACCGGGAAAGGCAAAAGAGCCATTGAAGACCATTTTGATATTGCACATGAACTTGAACGAAATCTTCTCGAAAAGGGAAAGCTCGATTTACTCGAGCGGGTTCAGCACCCCTCTAAACTGGCTGATATCCATTACATCCGCCAGAAAGAACCAAAGGGTTTAGGACATGCCGTATGGTGCGCGAGGAATTTTATCGGAGATGAACCGTTTGCCGTTCTGCTCGGAGATGATATCGTGCAAAGCGAAACCCCCTGCTTAAAGCAGCTGATCACCCAATATGAAGAGACACACTCAAGTATCATCGGTGTTCAGCGAGTCCCGGCTGAGGAGACACATCGGTATGGCATCATTGATCCTTCCGCACAGGATGGACGGAGATATCATGTTCAAAACTTTGTCGAGAAGCCTCCTGCGGGAACCGCCCCCTCTAACCTAGCGATCATCGGCCGTTATATCTTGAACCCTGAAATATTCAAGTTTCTTGATTTGCAGAAAGTGGGTGCAGGAGGCGAAGTACAATTGACTGATTCCATTCAGCAATTGAATCAAATCCAAAGAGTGTTCGCATACGAATTCGAAGGGAATCGCTATGACGTTGGCGAAAAATTAGGCTTTGTCCAGACAACGATTGATTTTGCCCTTCAAAGAGATGAACTGAAGGAAGATGTAATAGCTTATCTTGAAAAGGTTTTAAAAGAAGTTAAAACCGAAAAAAATTAA
- a CDS encoding DegT/DnrJ/EryC1/StrS family aminotransferase, whose translation MIPLLDLKAQYKSIEGEVKKAVEKIFEDCAFVGGKEVETFEKNFADYCHASYCIGVGNGTDALWLTLKAMGIGHGDEVIVPANTFIASAEAITAVGARPVFVDHDKETYTINPEEIPSRITEKTKAIIAVHLYGQPADMDPILEIAAQRGLKVIEDAAQAHGAEYKGRRVGSIGDAACFSFYPGKNLGAYGDGGAVVTNDQELAGSVRLLSQHGSKVKYIHEIAGYNSRLDGIQAAILNVKMNYIEQWTEARRKNASLYKEMLKDTNIILPIEKEDVRHVYHLFVIRIKDREDAQKKLLDKGIQTGIHYPAPIHLTEAYGDPGIPEGTFPLSEEYAGSLLSLPMYAELTKDQIREICEALKEIIS comes from the coding sequence ATGATCCCACTTTTAGATTTGAAGGCCCAGTATAAAAGCATCGAAGGTGAAGTGAAGAAAGCCGTCGAAAAAATTTTCGAGGATTGTGCATTTGTAGGCGGCAAAGAGGTCGAAACTTTCGAAAAAAACTTCGCTGATTATTGCCATGCGTCTTATTGTATTGGTGTCGGAAATGGAACGGACGCTTTGTGGCTTACCTTAAAGGCAATGGGCATCGGACATGGGGACGAGGTAATTGTCCCTGCCAATACTTTCATTGCCTCTGCAGAAGCGATTACAGCCGTAGGTGCACGGCCGGTATTCGTCGATCATGACAAAGAGACGTATACGATCAATCCAGAAGAGATTCCCTCCAGGATTACCGAAAAAACGAAAGCAATTATTGCAGTCCATTTATATGGACAGCCTGCAGATATGGACCCAATCCTCGAAATCGCAGCCCAGCGTGGACTTAAAGTGATTGAAGATGCAGCCCAGGCTCATGGCGCTGAATATAAGGGAAGACGGGTTGGGTCGATCGGTGATGCCGCATGCTTCAGCTTTTACCCTGGCAAGAATTTAGGGGCATATGGTGATGGCGGTGCCGTGGTGACGAATGACCAGGAACTTGCTGGCAGCGTGCGCCTCTTGAGCCAGCATGGCAGCAAAGTGAAATACATTCATGAAATTGCCGGTTATAACAGCAGATTAGATGGAATCCAGGCTGCCATCCTGAATGTAAAAATGAACTATATCGAACAGTGGACTGAAGCCAGAAGGAAAAATGCTTCTCTATACAAGGAGATGCTGAAAGATACAAATATCATTCTTCCAATTGAAAAAGAAGATGTCAGGCATGTGTACCACCTGTTTGTAATACGCATCAAGGATCGTGAAGATGCCCAAAAGAAGCTGCTCGACAAAGGCATCCAAACAGGTATCCATTATCCGGCGCCAATCCATCTCACCGAAGCCTATGGAGACCCTGGAATTCCTGAAGGGACATTTCCGCTCAGCGAAGAATATGCCGGCAGCCTTTTATCCCTGCCGATGTACGCTGAGTTAACCAAGGATCAAATCCGGGAAATATGTGAGGCTTTAAAGGAGATCATCAGTTGA
- a CDS encoding Gfo/Idh/MocA family oxidoreductase → MLKAGVIGCGYWGPNIIRNLDALPGVELIYVADLNTEQLAKQKALYPYIKTTTNYLDIIMDPAIDLVLIVTPVNTHYRFAKEALTNGKHVFVEKPLTDSVQTSEELCKLADSRNLTLMVGHTFVYTGAVKKMKEIIDSGEIGTIRYITSQRLNLGLYQKDINVLWDLAPHDLSIADYLIGSQITKVKAYGHRDINPQLEDTAFLNLTYSTGEKVYIMNSWLYPEKVRKMTVVGTKGMMIYDDMEPEKKIKVFHKHADFSKNEDGTISYQYENEKEYFPELILKEALSVELSHFTDCVLNNKEPLSSGNKGLNVVKVLEESDLLLRRNQE, encoded by the coding sequence ATGTTAAAAGCAGGAGTCATAGGCTGCGGCTATTGGGGACCAAATATTATCCGCAATCTGGATGCCCTGCCTGGAGTTGAGTTAATCTATGTTGCAGATTTGAATACTGAGCAGCTGGCAAAACAAAAAGCCTTATACCCTTACATTAAAACCACCACAAACTACCTTGACATCATCATGGACCCCGCAATAGATCTCGTACTGATTGTGACCCCAGTGAATACCCATTATCGATTTGCAAAAGAAGCCCTCACTAACGGCAAGCATGTCTTTGTTGAAAAACCTCTCACCGACTCTGTTCAAACTTCAGAAGAACTTTGTAAACTTGCAGACTCCAGGAACCTAACACTTATGGTCGGGCATACCTTTGTATACACTGGCGCCGTCAAAAAAATGAAGGAAATTATTGATTCAGGTGAAATAGGGACCATTCGGTATATTACATCCCAGCGTCTGAATTTAGGTTTATACCAAAAGGATATCAATGTCTTATGGGATTTGGCTCCTCATGACTTATCGATTGCGGACTATCTGATCGGCAGCCAGATCACCAAGGTCAAAGCATATGGGCATCGAGATATCAATCCACAGCTCGAAGATACCGCTTTTCTTAACTTAACATATTCAACCGGAGAGAAAGTCTATATTATGAACAGCTGGCTATACCCGGAAAAGGTCCGGAAAATGACGGTGGTCGGAACAAAAGGCATGATGATTTATGACGACATGGAGCCCGAGAAGAAAATAAAGGTATTTCATAAGCATGCAGACTTCTCAAAAAATGAAGATGGCACTATTTCCTACCAGTATGAGAATGAAAAAGAGTATTTTCCCGAGCTTATTTTAAAAGAAGCATTGAGTGTTGAGCTTTCCCATTTCACAGATTGCGTCCTGAACAACAAAGAGCCTTTGAGCAGCGGAAATAAAGGTTTGAATGTTGTAAAAGTACTCGAGGAAAGTGATCTTTTATTAAGGAGAAACCAAGAATGA
- a CDS encoding acyltransferase, translating into MSDKSNLNNVKLGENVKIYDFVNAYGCEIGDGTKVGTFVEIQKGVKIGKNCKISSHSFLCEGVHIADGVFIGHGVMFTNDMFPRSTNPDGSLQNDGEWTLLETIVEERASIGSGSTILPGLTIGKGAIVGAGSVVTRNVPEFSIVAGNPAKVIRYIQE; encoded by the coding sequence ATGAGTGATAAAAGCAATTTAAACAATGTAAAGCTAGGTGAGAACGTCAAGATTTATGATTTCGTAAATGCCTATGGCTGCGAAATAGGAGACGGAACAAAGGTTGGCACATTCGTTGAGATCCAAAAAGGAGTTAAAATCGGAAAAAATTGCAAAATCTCAAGCCACTCTTTTTTATGTGAAGGAGTGCATATAGCAGATGGAGTTTTTATCGGCCACGGGGTGATGTTCACGAACGATATGTTCCCCCGCTCCACCAATCCGGATGGCTCCTTGCAAAATGATGGAGAATGGACTCTCCTGGAAACGATTGTAGAAGAACGGGCTTCCATCGGATCCGGCAGTACCATCCTTCCCGGACTCACGATCGGTAAAGGCGCAATAGTCGGTGCTGGCAGTGTTGTCACCAGGAATGTGCCGGAATTCTCGATCGTTGCCGGAAACCCGGCTAAAGTCATTCGATACATCCAGGAATAA
- a CDS encoding glycosyltransferase encodes MEEKEKLKILVLIKSFNKSAPKHQPKFDTIKAIEKFADVRYWHKDGNINDILVALNFTPDFILHYDHAWNSPLTPRIKGLGKINIPKGCFVIDIHYSPSERVKFFNRNKIDLIFSVTKSPFLKKFPQYKDQFRWLPFAINPEVFKDWQIEKNINFLLMGQVFDRERKSRNVTGTPKGKYPFREEVLVRMRKEEGFLFHHHPGHYAKNTSKNYLNEKYAKELNRAKMFFTCGSKFQYPVLKYFEAPACRTLLLAKPVPDLTELGFVDGENFIACNESNFYEKAMYYLENEAERKKITDTGYEFIHTHHTNDVRAQQFIEYVEEYLASYHGSSRSE; translated from the coding sequence ATGGAAGAAAAAGAGAAACTTAAGATTCTTGTTTTGATCAAGTCTTTCAACAAATCGGCACCAAAGCATCAACCAAAGTTCGATACAATCAAAGCAATCGAAAAATTCGCCGACGTACGGTACTGGCATAAAGACGGCAACATCAATGATATTTTAGTTGCATTGAATTTCACCCCGGATTTCATTCTGCACTATGATCATGCCTGGAACAGCCCCCTGACCCCAAGGATAAAGGGATTAGGCAAAATCAACATCCCAAAAGGGTGCTTCGTGATTGATATCCACTATAGTCCCTCTGAACGAGTTAAATTTTTTAATCGAAATAAAATTGATTTGATTTTTTCTGTAACAAAGTCACCATTCTTGAAAAAATTCCCTCAATATAAGGACCAGTTCCGCTGGCTCCCCTTTGCCATCAATCCTGAAGTTTTTAAAGATTGGCAGATTGAGAAGAATATTAATTTCCTGCTGATGGGGCAGGTTTTTGACAGGGAACGAAAAAGCAGGAATGTGACTGGTACTCCAAAGGGCAAGTACCCATTTAGAGAGGAAGTTTTAGTGCGGATGAGGAAAGAAGAAGGCTTTCTATTTCACCATCACCCTGGACACTACGCAAAGAATACTTCAAAAAACTATCTTAATGAAAAATATGCGAAAGAACTAAACCGGGCAAAAATGTTCTTTACCTGCGGGTCCAAGTTTCAATATCCTGTACTGAAATACTTTGAAGCTCCCGCGTGCCGAACGCTGCTCCTGGCAAAACCTGTTCCGGACCTTACCGAATTGGGATTCGTAGATGGTGAAAACTTTATTGCCTGTAATGAATCCAATTTCTATGAAAAAGCGATGTATTATCTGGAAAACGAGGCAGAAAGAAAAAAAATAACAGATACAGGCTACGAGTTTATCCATACCCACCATACAAACGATGTAAGGGCACAGCAATTTATTGAATATGTGGAAGAATATCTAGCCAGTTATCATGGATCATCAAGATCGGAATAA
- a CDS encoding nucleotide sugar dehydrogenase: MKNVTVVGLGKIGLPLAAIFANCGHFHVYGADINKAVVDKVNQGISHVDNEPGLDELVSKAYESKTLEATVNTSEAVSKSEVVVVIVPVLTKGNGATNYQYIDSAVEDIARGIKKGTLVSFETTLPAGDTRNRFGRTIEKISGLKMGVDFFLSYSPERVYSNRIIKDLSAYPKVVSGLNAKSLELAADFYQKGLNCDILPVSSLEAAEFTKVAECVYRDVNIALANELAMYANKLDIDIMEVIKAANSEPYSNIHLPGIGVGGHCIPVYPYFFINNDLEEGLTTLSRRINDDMAKYALRLAEEHLDSLKNKRVLILGLSFRGNVKEPTKSSTLLLIDELKEKGAAVYVDDPLFEAGEISKYGVVPFSKQQAEEIELIILQAYHDEYKNMDFSAFKNCSLVLDGRNVLDKQAIMQQGIHYLGIGVK; encoded by the coding sequence ATGAAAAATGTTACAGTTGTTGGTTTAGGAAAGATTGGTTTGCCCTTAGCCGCAATTTTTGCGAATTGCGGACATTTTCATGTGTACGGAGCAGATATCAATAAAGCAGTGGTGGACAAAGTGAATCAGGGGATTTCCCATGTGGATAACGAACCGGGACTTGATGAGCTGGTTTCAAAAGCATATGAGTCCAAAACCCTGGAAGCAACAGTAAATACGTCAGAAGCGGTGAGTAAATCCGAGGTGGTAGTGGTGATTGTGCCGGTATTAACAAAGGGAAACGGCGCCACAAACTATCAATATATCGATTCTGCTGTAGAGGATATAGCAAGAGGGATTAAAAAAGGAACGCTTGTAAGCTTTGAAACGACTTTGCCTGCCGGTGATACGAGAAACAGGTTCGGCCGGACGATCGAAAAGATTTCAGGATTGAAGATGGGGGTCGATTTTTTCTTATCCTACAGTCCTGAACGTGTGTACTCCAACCGGATCATCAAGGACTTGTCTGCCTATCCAAAGGTAGTGAGCGGATTGAACGCCAAAAGCCTGGAGTTAGCAGCTGATTTTTATCAAAAAGGGTTAAACTGCGATATTTTACCGGTCAGCAGCCTGGAGGCAGCTGAATTTACCAAGGTTGCCGAATGTGTTTATCGTGATGTGAACATCGCTCTTGCCAATGAACTTGCGATGTATGCAAACAAGCTGGACATTGACATCATGGAGGTCATAAAGGCAGCAAACAGCGAGCCCTATTCGAATATTCACCTGCCGGGTATTGGCGTTGGCGGGCACTGCATTCCTGTGTATCCATACTTCTTTATCAATAATGACCTTGAGGAGGGCTTGACCACTTTATCAAGAAGGATTAACGATGACATGGCCAAATACGCTTTACGGCTGGCAGAAGAACATCTGGATTCGTTAAAGAACAAAAGGGTCTTGATCTTAGGCCTGTCATTCCGGGGAAATGTGAAGGAGCCAACAAAATCATCCACATTGCTTCTGATTGATGAATTGAAGGAAAAGGGAGCTGCAGTATATGTCGATGATCCTTTATTCGAGGCAGGGGAGATTTCAAAATATGGTGTTGTTCCATTTTCAAAACAGCAGGCGGAAGAAATTGAACTGATCATCCTGCAGGCATACCATGATGAATATAAGAACATGGACTTTTCAGCATTCAAAAACTGCAGCCTGGTTCTGGACGGAAGGAATGTGCTGGATAAACAGGCCATTATGCAGCAGGGCATTCATTATCTTGGAATTGGAGTTAAATAG
- a CDS encoding glycosyltransferase family 2 protein: MPTISLCMIVKNEEEVLENCLRSVQDICDEIVIVDTGSTDRTKEIARQYSDKVLDFEWIDDFSAARNFAFSNATMDYILWLDADDILLPADQQKFKKLKTSLKKDVDGVSMIYVILRDEFGNPTFHYRRNRLVKRSKNFKWIGPVHEYLDVSGNILSSDISVEHKKNEKQSTGHSSDRNLRIYEKRIKRGEDFTPRDLYYYANELRDHRQYEKAIIYYHEFLGGKKGWVGDNIRACLNLADCHVHLGEKDEEMEALLKSLSYDAPRPEPCCRIGDIFKAKKDYQTAIYWYTTAIQMNKDTAGFQNQAYSTWYPHLQLCVCHWELGNVEKSIEHNQNAKKYRPDDKQVLFNEKFFNDFMKNSGKK, from the coding sequence ATGCCCACCATCAGTCTCTGCATGATTGTTAAAAATGAAGAAGAAGTATTGGAGAACTGTCTCAGGAGTGTACAGGATATCTGTGATGAAATCGTCATTGTGGATACCGGGTCGACTGATCGGACAAAGGAAATAGCCAGGCAGTACAGTGATAAAGTACTCGATTTCGAGTGGATTGACGACTTTTCCGCAGCCCGCAATTTTGCCTTCAGCAACGCAACGATGGACTATATCCTTTGGCTCGATGCCGACGATATTCTGCTGCCGGCTGACCAGCAAAAGTTCAAAAAGCTGAAAACCTCCCTGAAAAAGGATGTTGATGGTGTCTCCATGATCTATGTCATCCTCAGAGATGAATTTGGGAACCCGACTTTCCATTACAGAAGGAACCGCCTGGTGAAGAGGAGCAAGAACTTCAAATGGATCGGACCCGTCCATGAATATCTTGATGTGAGCGGCAATATTTTATCTTCTGATATATCAGTTGAGCATAAAAAGAATGAAAAACAATCGACCGGCCATTCATCTGACAGGAATTTAAGAATTTATGAGAAGCGGATTAAAAGAGGAGAGGACTTCACTCCAAGGGACTTATATTATTATGCCAATGAGCTGCGTGATCACAGGCAATATGAAAAAGCGATCATTTATTATCATGAGTTCCTTGGAGGCAAAAAAGGCTGGGTGGGGGACAACATAAGAGCGTGTTTGAATCTGGCTGATTGCCATGTCCATCTAGGAGAAAAAGACGAAGAAATGGAAGCTTTGCTGAAGTCACTATCATACGATGCACCCCGGCCTGAACCGTGCTGCCGGATTGGCGACATTTTCAAGGCCAAAAAGGATTATCAAACAGCTATCTACTGGTATACTACCGCGATACAGATGAATAAGGACACAGCCGGATTCCAGAACCAGGCTTATTCCACATGGTATCCGCATCTTCAGCTATGCGTATGCCATTGGGAACTAGGCAATGTAGAAAAATCGATTGAACACAATCAGAACGCCAAAAAATACCGGCCAGATGACAAGCAGGTCTTGTTCAATGAGAAATTTTTTAATGATTTCATGAAAAATAGCGGCAAAAAATAA